The following coding sequences lie in one Pirellulales bacterium genomic window:
- a CDS encoding menaquinone biosynthesis protein, translated as MDAGTKIRVGAVSYLNTKPLVYRFEELAPQAQLVFDVPSRLADDLAAGHLDVALIPSIEYFRDPSYEIVSDACIACRGPVLSVKMFSRVPISQIRTLALDEGSRTSAVLVQILLSRRFGVRPRIEPLAVNLGLADTQADAVLLIGDRAINSPGGRFAAVWDVGDEWCRWTGLPFVFAMWVVRSGQKVGVIEQALSAARDAGLANLEQIAEAEAPVLGLTRPECLSYLRDCLHFVLGPREHEGLALYQKYADELHAETSAGQQQGEHVSASAP; from the coding sequence ATGGACGCGGGAACGAAAATCCGCGTGGGTGCGGTCAGTTATCTGAATACGAAGCCGCTGGTTTATCGCTTCGAGGAGTTGGCCCCGCAGGCTCAGCTGGTATTCGACGTGCCCAGTCGACTGGCCGACGATCTAGCCGCCGGGCACCTCGACGTGGCACTCATTCCGTCGATCGAGTATTTTCGCGACCCTTCCTATGAAATCGTCTCGGATGCCTGCATCGCCTGCCGCGGACCGGTGCTGTCGGTGAAGATGTTCTCACGGGTGCCTATCTCACAGATTCGCACGTTGGCATTGGACGAGGGCTCGCGCACGAGCGCCGTGCTGGTGCAAATCCTGCTCTCCCGACGTTTTGGCGTGAGACCGCGCATCGAACCACTAGCCGTCAATCTCGGCCTGGCGGATACGCAAGCCGATGCCGTGCTGCTGATTGGTGACCGAGCCATCAATTCGCCCGGCGGACGCTTCGCCGCGGTGTGGGATGTGGGCGACGAATGGTGCCGCTGGACAGGATTGCCCTTCGTGTTCGCCATGTGGGTCGTGCGTTCCGGTCAAAAAGTCGGTGTCATCGAGCAGGCCCTCAGTGCGGCGCGCGACGCGGGGCTGGCCAACTTGGAACAAATAGCCGAGGCCGAGGCCCCCGTGCTAGGCCTGACCCGGCCCGAATGCTTGTCGTATCTACGCGATTGCCTGCACTTCGTGCTTGGGCCACGCGAGCATGAGGGATTAGCCCTGTATCAGAAGTATGCTGACGAGTTGCACGCCGAGACCAGCGCCGGTCAACAACAGGGCGAACACGTCAGCGCGAGCGCGCCATAA
- the mqnC gene encoding cyclic dehypoxanthinyl futalosine synthase: protein MDVVASITKLLDKAVAGQRLSTNEGLQLIESRDLTALGRAADAVTRRLHPESYRTYNIDRNINYTNVCSAVCDFCAFYRKPKSPEGYVLDRHEIFTKVQETVDLGGDQILMQGGMNPDLPIEWYEELLRDIKSRFPQVNLHAFSPPEIHALTKVAKLPLRTVLERLKAAGLGSLPGGGAEILVDRVRREMTRGKVLSDDWLDVCRVWHQLGGRGSATMMFGHIETLAERIEHLERLRQLQDETGGFTAFICWTFQPDHTDLSHVPRAGAFEYLKTQAVARLYLDNIPNIQSSWVTQGLKIGQLALCYGANDMGSLMIEENVVASAGTVHYLSLTQIRDAISELGYQPRQRNVRYELIDAPTSGPLPVLA, encoded by the coding sequence ATCGACGTGGTAGCTTCGATTACCAAGTTGCTGGACAAGGCCGTGGCTGGGCAGCGCTTGAGTACTAACGAAGGGCTGCAACTTATCGAATCGCGCGATTTGACGGCGCTGGGCCGTGCCGCCGATGCCGTGACGCGGCGCCTGCATCCCGAGTCGTACCGCACGTATAACATCGATCGAAACATCAACTACACGAACGTCTGTTCGGCGGTATGTGATTTTTGCGCCTTCTATCGCAAGCCCAAGAGCCCTGAAGGATACGTGCTCGACCGGCACGAGATATTCACCAAGGTTCAGGAGACCGTCGACCTGGGGGGCGATCAGATCTTGATGCAGGGGGGCATGAATCCCGATCTGCCGATCGAGTGGTACGAAGAGTTGCTACGCGACATCAAATCCCGCTTCCCTCAGGTCAATCTGCACGCCTTCAGTCCACCCGAGATTCACGCCCTGACAAAAGTCGCTAAGCTTCCTTTGCGCACCGTGCTTGAACGATTGAAGGCCGCCGGCCTGGGAAGCCTGCCTGGCGGCGGGGCCGAGATCCTGGTCGACCGAGTGCGGCGCGAAATGACGCGCGGCAAGGTCCTGAGCGACGATTGGTTGGATGTGTGCCGCGTGTGGCATCAATTAGGCGGTCGCGGCTCGGCCACCATGATGTTCGGCCATATCGAAACCCTCGCGGAGCGGATTGAGCACCTGGAGCGGTTGCGTCAATTGCAGGACGAGACGGGCGGTTTTACCGCTTTTATCTGCTGGACCTTCCAGCCCGATCATACGGATCTGAGCCACGTCCCCCGCGCTGGCGCCTTCGAGTACCTGAAGACGCAGGCCGTGGCCAGGCTGTATCTCGACAACATTCCGAACATTCAGTCGAGTTGGGTGACGCAAGGGCTGAAAATCGGCCAATTGGCTCTTTGCTATGGTGCCAATGACATGGGAAGTCTCATGATCGAGGAAAATGTCGTTGCCTCGGCCGGCACAGTGCATTACTTGAGCCTGACTCAGATTCGTGATGCAATTAGTGAGCTTGGCTACCAGCCCCGCCAACGGAACGTGCGTTACGAGCTTATCGATGCTCCCACGAGCGGCCCGCTGCCCGTGCTGGCGTGA